A single Bos mutus isolate GX-2022 chromosome 25, NWIPB_WYAK_1.1, whole genome shotgun sequence DNA region contains:
- the LRCH4 gene encoding leucine-rich repeat and calponin homology domain-containing protein 4 isoform X2: protein MAAAVAAPLAAGGEEAAATTSVPGSPGLPGSRSAERALEEAVATGTLNLSNRRLKHFPRGAARSYDLSDITQADLSRNRFPEVPEAACQLVSLEGLSLYHNCLRCLNPALGNLTALTYLNLSRNQLSSLPPYICQLPLRVLIVSNNKLGALPPDISALGSLRQLDVSSNELQSLPTELCSLPTLRDLNVRRNQLSTLPDELGDLPLVRLDFSCNRVSRIPVSFCRLRHLQVILLDSNPLQSPPAQICLKGKLHIFKYLSTEAGRRGGSALGDLAPSRPPSFSPCPAEDLFPGRRYDGGLDSGFHSVDSGSKRWSGNESTDEFSELSFRISELAREPRGPRERKEDGSADGDPEQIDFIDSHVPGEDEERGTGEEPRPPESSPAAGDGERAPSSRREEPAGEERRRPDTLQLWQERERRQQQQQQQSVVWGAPRKDSGTSRSNTTQLGASAGQGAPTPALASTSQEPPLPSGPATAPAPRPLSSIQRPNSFLFRSSSQSSSGPSSPDTVSRPRRSPQLLDEKEVMAQLRQVLECQLQRPLPDDLAEALANGVILCQLANQLRPRCVPFIHVPSPAVPKLSALKSRKNVESFLEACRKMGVPEADLCSPSDLLQGTAQGLWTTLEVVKRVGGRAPPPPWPPSGLGGFILFYVVLMLLLCVVYTRLLGS from the exons atggcggcggcggtggcggcccCACTCGCCGCCGGGGGTGAGGAGGCGGCGGCCACGACCTCCGTCCCAGGGTCTCCAGGTCTGCCCGGGAGCCGCAGTGCAGAGCGGGCCCTAGAGGAGGCCGTGGCCACTGGGACCCTGAACCTGTCTAACCGGCGTTTGAAGCACTTCCCCCGGGGCGCGGCTCGCAGCTACGACCTGTCAGACATCACCCAGGCTG ACCTGTCTCGGAACCGGTTCCCCGAGGTGCCAGAGGCAGCATGCCAGCTGGTGTCCCTGGAGGGCCTGAGCCTGTACCACAATTGTCTGAGATGCCTGAACCCAGCCTTGGGAAATCTCACCGCTCTCACCTACCTCAACCTCAG CCGAAACCAGCTGTCATCGCTGCCGCCCTACATCTGTCAGCTGCCCCTGCGAGTGCTCATTGTCAGCAACAACAAACTGGGAGCCCTGCCTCCCGACATCAGTGCCCTGGGGAGCCTGCGACAGCTC GACGTGAGCAGCAATGAGCTGCAGTCGCTCCCCACGGAGCTGTGCAGCCTCCCTACCCTGCGGGATCTCAACGTTCGGAGGAACCAGCTCAGTACCTTGCCTGATG AGCTGGGGGACCTTCCTCTTGTCCGCCTGGATTTCTCCTGTAACCGTGTCTCCCGCATCCCGGTCTCCTTCTGCCGCCTCAGGCACCTGCAGGTCATTCTGTTGGACAGCAACCCCCTGCAGAGCCCACCTGCCCAG ATCTGCCTGAAGGGGAAACTTCACATCTTCAAGTATTTGTCAACAGAGGCTGGGCGGCGCGGCGGGTCTGCACTGGGGGACCTTGCTCCTTCCCGCCCCCCGAGTTTCAGCCCCTG CCCTGCCGAGGACTTGTTTCCGGGACGTCGGTACGATGGCGGGCTGGACTCGGGCTTCCACAGCGTTGACAGTGGCAGCAAGAGGTGGTCTGGAAATGAG TCAACAGATGAGTTCTCCGAGTTGTCGTTCCGGATCTCAGAGCTGGCCCGGGAGCCTCGGGGGcccagggagagaaaggaggatgGCTCTG CTGACGGAGACCCTGAGCAGATCGACTTCATCGACAGCCACGTGCCTGGGGAAGATGAGGAGCGAGGTACCGGAGAG GAGCCGCGGCCACCAGAGTCGAGCCCTGCGGCAGGAGACGGGGAGAGGGCACCGAGCAGCAG GCGGGAGGAGCCAGCCGGGGAGGAGCGGCGGCGCCCGGACACCTTGCAGCTGTGGCAGGAGCGcgagcggcggcagcagcagcagcagcagcagagcgtgGTGTGGGGGGCTCCCAGGAAGGACAG CGGCACGTCCAGGTCCAACACCACCCAGCTGGGAGCGTCAGCGGGGCAGggagcccccacccctgcccttgcCTCCACCTCCCAGGAGCCCCCGCTTCCATCTGGaccag CGACCGCACCTGCTCCTCGGCCGCTCAGCTCCATTCAGAGACCAAACAGCTTCCTCTTCCGTTCTTCCTCTCAGAGCAGCTCAG GCCCTTCCTCACCAGACACTGTCTCAAGACCTCGGCGATCCCCCCAGCTTTTGGACGAAAAGGAGGTGATGGCTCAGCTGCGCCAG gTGCTTGAGTGCCAGCTGCAGCGGCCCCTGCCCGATGACCTGGCTGAGGCTCTGGCCAACGGGGTCATCCTCTGTCAGCTGGCCAACCAGCTGCGGCCCCGCTGTGTGCCCTTCATTCACGTGCCCTCGCCTGCTGTG CCAAAACTCAGTGCCCTCAAGTCTCGGAAGAATGTGGAGAGTTTCTTAGAAGCCTGTCGAAAAATGGGGGTACCTGAG GCTGACCTGTGCTCGCCCTCAGATCTCCTCCAGGGCACCGCCCAGGGGCTGTGGACCACCCTGGAGGTTGTGAAGCGGGTGGGGGGcagggcccccccacccccctggccCCCCTCCGGTCTGGGCGGCTTCATCCTCTTCTACGTGGTCCTCATGCTGCTGCTCTGTGTCGTCTACACTCGGCTCCTGGGTTCCTAG
- the LRCH4 gene encoding leucine-rich repeat and calponin homology domain-containing protein 4 isoform X1: MAAAVAAPLAAGGEEAAATTSVPGSPGLPGSRSAERALEEAVATGTLNLSNRRLKHFPRGAARSYDLSDITQADLSRNRFPEVPEAACQLVSLEGLSLYHNCLRCLNPALGNLTALTYLNLSRNQLSSLPPYICQLPLRVLIVSNNKLGALPPDISALGSLRQLDVSSNELQSLPTELCSLPTLRDLNVRRNQLSTLPDELGDLPLVRLDFSCNRVSRIPVSFCRLRHLQVILLDSNPLQSPPAQICLKGKLHIFKYLSTEAGRRGGSALGDLAPSRPPSFSPCPAEDLFPGRRYDGGLDSGFHSVDSGSKRWSGNESTDEFSELSFRISELAREPRGPRERKEDGSADGDPEQIDFIDSHVPGEDEERGTGEEPRPPESSPAAGDGERAPSSRREEPAGEERRRPDTLQLWQERERRQQQQQQQSVVWGAPRKDSFLKLGVRAAGGGPSASSTQATYNGTSRSNTTQLGASAGQGAPTPALASTSQEPPLPSGPATAPAPRPLSSIQRPNSFLFRSSSQSSSGPSSPDTVSRPRRSPQLLDEKEVMAQLRQVLECQLQRPLPDDLAEALANGVILCQLANQLRPRCVPFIHVPSPAVPKLSALKSRKNVESFLEACRKMGVPEADLCSPSDLLQGTAQGLWTTLEVVKRVGGRAPPPPWPPSGLGGFILFYVVLMLLLCVVYTRLLGS; this comes from the exons atggcggcggcggtggcggcccCACTCGCCGCCGGGGGTGAGGAGGCGGCGGCCACGACCTCCGTCCCAGGGTCTCCAGGTCTGCCCGGGAGCCGCAGTGCAGAGCGGGCCCTAGAGGAGGCCGTGGCCACTGGGACCCTGAACCTGTCTAACCGGCGTTTGAAGCACTTCCCCCGGGGCGCGGCTCGCAGCTACGACCTGTCAGACATCACCCAGGCTG ACCTGTCTCGGAACCGGTTCCCCGAGGTGCCAGAGGCAGCATGCCAGCTGGTGTCCCTGGAGGGCCTGAGCCTGTACCACAATTGTCTGAGATGCCTGAACCCAGCCTTGGGAAATCTCACCGCTCTCACCTACCTCAACCTCAG CCGAAACCAGCTGTCATCGCTGCCGCCCTACATCTGTCAGCTGCCCCTGCGAGTGCTCATTGTCAGCAACAACAAACTGGGAGCCCTGCCTCCCGACATCAGTGCCCTGGGGAGCCTGCGACAGCTC GACGTGAGCAGCAATGAGCTGCAGTCGCTCCCCACGGAGCTGTGCAGCCTCCCTACCCTGCGGGATCTCAACGTTCGGAGGAACCAGCTCAGTACCTTGCCTGATG AGCTGGGGGACCTTCCTCTTGTCCGCCTGGATTTCTCCTGTAACCGTGTCTCCCGCATCCCGGTCTCCTTCTGCCGCCTCAGGCACCTGCAGGTCATTCTGTTGGACAGCAACCCCCTGCAGAGCCCACCTGCCCAG ATCTGCCTGAAGGGGAAACTTCACATCTTCAAGTATTTGTCAACAGAGGCTGGGCGGCGCGGCGGGTCTGCACTGGGGGACCTTGCTCCTTCCCGCCCCCCGAGTTTCAGCCCCTG CCCTGCCGAGGACTTGTTTCCGGGACGTCGGTACGATGGCGGGCTGGACTCGGGCTTCCACAGCGTTGACAGTGGCAGCAAGAGGTGGTCTGGAAATGAG TCAACAGATGAGTTCTCCGAGTTGTCGTTCCGGATCTCAGAGCTGGCCCGGGAGCCTCGGGGGcccagggagagaaaggaggatgGCTCTG CTGACGGAGACCCTGAGCAGATCGACTTCATCGACAGCCACGTGCCTGGGGAAGATGAGGAGCGAGGTACCGGAGAG GAGCCGCGGCCACCAGAGTCGAGCCCTGCGGCAGGAGACGGGGAGAGGGCACCGAGCAGCAG GCGGGAGGAGCCAGCCGGGGAGGAGCGGCGGCGCCCGGACACCTTGCAGCTGTGGCAGGAGCGcgagcggcggcagcagcagcagcagcagcagagcgtgGTGTGGGGGGCTCCCAGGAAGGACAG ttttctgaagCTGGGGGTCAGGGCTGCTGGTGGGGGTCCCAGTGCCTCGTCCACTCAGGCCACCTACAA CGGCACGTCCAGGTCCAACACCACCCAGCTGGGAGCGTCAGCGGGGCAGggagcccccacccctgcccttgcCTCCACCTCCCAGGAGCCCCCGCTTCCATCTGGaccag CGACCGCACCTGCTCCTCGGCCGCTCAGCTCCATTCAGAGACCAAACAGCTTCCTCTTCCGTTCTTCCTCTCAGAGCAGCTCAG GCCCTTCCTCACCAGACACTGTCTCAAGACCTCGGCGATCCCCCCAGCTTTTGGACGAAAAGGAGGTGATGGCTCAGCTGCGCCAG gTGCTTGAGTGCCAGCTGCAGCGGCCCCTGCCCGATGACCTGGCTGAGGCTCTGGCCAACGGGGTCATCCTCTGTCAGCTGGCCAACCAGCTGCGGCCCCGCTGTGTGCCCTTCATTCACGTGCCCTCGCCTGCTGTG CCAAAACTCAGTGCCCTCAAGTCTCGGAAGAATGTGGAGAGTTTCTTAGAAGCCTGTCGAAAAATGGGGGTACCTGAG GCTGACCTGTGCTCGCCCTCAGATCTCCTCCAGGGCACCGCCCAGGGGCTGTGGACCACCCTGGAGGTTGTGAAGCGGGTGGGGGGcagggcccccccacccccctggccCCCCTCCGGTCTGGGCGGCTTCATCCTCTTCTACGTGGTCCTCATGCTGCTGCTCTGTGTCGTCTACACTCGGCTCCTGGGTTCCTAG
- the LRCH4 gene encoding leucine-rich repeat and calponin homology domain-containing protein 4 isoform X3, which translates to MAAAVAAPLAAGGEEAAATTSVPGSPGLPGSRSAERALEEAVATGTLNLSNRRLKHFPRGAARSYDLSDITQADLSRNRFPEVPEAACQLVSLEGLSLYHNCLRCLNPALGNLTALTYLNLSRNQLSSLPPYICQLPLRVLIVSNNKLGALPPDISALGSLRQLDVSSNELQSLPTELCSLPTLRDLNVRRNQLSTLPDELGDLPLVRLDFSCNRVSRIPVSFCRLRHLQVILLDSNPLQSPPAQICLKGKLHIFKYLSTEAGRRGGSALGDLAPSRPPSFSPCPAEDLFPGRRYDGGLDSGFHSVDSGSKRWSGNESTDEFSELSFRISELAREPRGPRERKEDGSADGDPEQIDFIDSHVPGEDEERGTGEEPRPPESSPAAGDGERAPSSRREEPAGEERRRPDTLQLWQERERRQQQQQQQSVVWGAPRKDSFLKLGVRAAGGGPSASSTQATYNGTSRSNTTQLGASAGQGAPTPALASTSQEPPLPSGPATAPAPRPLSSIQRPNSFLFRSSSQSSSGPSSPDTVSRPRRSPQLLDEKEVMAQLRQVLECQLQRPLPDDLAEALANGVILCQLANQLRPRCVPFIHVPSPAVPKLSALKSRKNVESFLEACRKMGVPEESLCQPHHILEEEGAPGKGLPYVAAVIHALLERP; encoded by the exons atggcggcggcggtggcggcccCACTCGCCGCCGGGGGTGAGGAGGCGGCGGCCACGACCTCCGTCCCAGGGTCTCCAGGTCTGCCCGGGAGCCGCAGTGCAGAGCGGGCCCTAGAGGAGGCCGTGGCCACTGGGACCCTGAACCTGTCTAACCGGCGTTTGAAGCACTTCCCCCGGGGCGCGGCTCGCAGCTACGACCTGTCAGACATCACCCAGGCTG ACCTGTCTCGGAACCGGTTCCCCGAGGTGCCAGAGGCAGCATGCCAGCTGGTGTCCCTGGAGGGCCTGAGCCTGTACCACAATTGTCTGAGATGCCTGAACCCAGCCTTGGGAAATCTCACCGCTCTCACCTACCTCAACCTCAG CCGAAACCAGCTGTCATCGCTGCCGCCCTACATCTGTCAGCTGCCCCTGCGAGTGCTCATTGTCAGCAACAACAAACTGGGAGCCCTGCCTCCCGACATCAGTGCCCTGGGGAGCCTGCGACAGCTC GACGTGAGCAGCAATGAGCTGCAGTCGCTCCCCACGGAGCTGTGCAGCCTCCCTACCCTGCGGGATCTCAACGTTCGGAGGAACCAGCTCAGTACCTTGCCTGATG AGCTGGGGGACCTTCCTCTTGTCCGCCTGGATTTCTCCTGTAACCGTGTCTCCCGCATCCCGGTCTCCTTCTGCCGCCTCAGGCACCTGCAGGTCATTCTGTTGGACAGCAACCCCCTGCAGAGCCCACCTGCCCAG ATCTGCCTGAAGGGGAAACTTCACATCTTCAAGTATTTGTCAACAGAGGCTGGGCGGCGCGGCGGGTCTGCACTGGGGGACCTTGCTCCTTCCCGCCCCCCGAGTTTCAGCCCCTG CCCTGCCGAGGACTTGTTTCCGGGACGTCGGTACGATGGCGGGCTGGACTCGGGCTTCCACAGCGTTGACAGTGGCAGCAAGAGGTGGTCTGGAAATGAG TCAACAGATGAGTTCTCCGAGTTGTCGTTCCGGATCTCAGAGCTGGCCCGGGAGCCTCGGGGGcccagggagagaaaggaggatgGCTCTG CTGACGGAGACCCTGAGCAGATCGACTTCATCGACAGCCACGTGCCTGGGGAAGATGAGGAGCGAGGTACCGGAGAG GAGCCGCGGCCACCAGAGTCGAGCCCTGCGGCAGGAGACGGGGAGAGGGCACCGAGCAGCAG GCGGGAGGAGCCAGCCGGGGAGGAGCGGCGGCGCCCGGACACCTTGCAGCTGTGGCAGGAGCGcgagcggcggcagcagcagcagcagcagcagagcgtgGTGTGGGGGGCTCCCAGGAAGGACAG ttttctgaagCTGGGGGTCAGGGCTGCTGGTGGGGGTCCCAGTGCCTCGTCCACTCAGGCCACCTACAA CGGCACGTCCAGGTCCAACACCACCCAGCTGGGAGCGTCAGCGGGGCAGggagcccccacccctgcccttgcCTCCACCTCCCAGGAGCCCCCGCTTCCATCTGGaccag CGACCGCACCTGCTCCTCGGCCGCTCAGCTCCATTCAGAGACCAAACAGCTTCCTCTTCCGTTCTTCCTCTCAGAGCAGCTCAG GCCCTTCCTCACCAGACACTGTCTCAAGACCTCGGCGATCCCCCCAGCTTTTGGACGAAAAGGAGGTGATGGCTCAGCTGCGCCAG gTGCTTGAGTGCCAGCTGCAGCGGCCCCTGCCCGATGACCTGGCTGAGGCTCTGGCCAACGGGGTCATCCTCTGTCAGCTGGCCAACCAGCTGCGGCCCCGCTGTGTGCCCTTCATTCACGTGCCCTCGCCTGCTGTG CCAAAACTCAGTGCCCTCAAGTCTCGGAAGAATGTGGAGAGTTTCTTAGAAGCCTGTCGAAAAATGGGGGTACCTGAG GAGTCCCTGTGCCAGCCCCACCACATCCTGGAAGAGGAGGGGGCCCCGGGAAAGGGCCTCCCCTACGTCGCTGCTGTCATCCATGCACTGCTGGAACGGCCTTAG
- the FBXO24 gene encoding F-box only protein 24, with translation MVRRSRSRKLQKLTGLCRREEGLRVKRSCPSCGPSEPGGEEKKGRGNPVSVQLFPPELVEHIISFLPVRDVVALGQTCHYFHQVCDAESVWRRICHRLSPRLREQGSGVRPWKRAAILNYTKGLYFQAFGGRRRCLSKSVAPQLAHGYRRFLPTKDHVFILDYAGTLFFLKNALVSSTLGQIQWKRACRYVVLCRGAKDFASDPRCDTVYRKYLYVLATREQPGVVGTTSSRACDCVEVYLQSSGQRVFKMTFHHSMSFKQIVLVGQETQRALLLLTEEGKIYSLVVNETQLDQPRSYTVQLALRKVSRCLPHLRVACMASNQSSTLYITDQGGVYFEVHTPGVYRDLFGTLQAFDPLDQQMPLALSLPAKILFCALGYNHLGLVDEFGRIFMQGNNRYGQLGTGDKMDRGEPTQVHYLQRPIALWCGLNHSLVLSQGSDFSKELLGCGCGAGGRLPGWPKGSASFVKLHIKVPLCACSLCSTRECLYMLSSHDIEHHPAYRDLPASKAVGTPEPSLGAGAPQDPGGVAWACEEYLSQIHNCPTLQDRMEKMKEIVGWMPLMAAQKDFFWEALDMLQRAAGGAGQGPPPPES, from the exons ATGGTGAGGAGAAGCCGGAGCCGGAAGCTGCAAAAATTGACCGGGCTGTGCAGACGGGAGGAGGGGCTCAGG GTAAAGCGGAGCTGCCCTTCATGTGGCCCTTCAGAACCTGGGGGTGAAGAGAAGAAGGGACGAGGAAACCCTGTTTCTGTTCAGTTGTTCCCCCCAGAGCTG GTGGAGCACATCATCTCATTCCTCCCAGTGAGAGATGTGGTCGCTCTCGGCCAGACCTGCCACTACTTCCACCAAGTGTGCGATGCCGAGAGCGTGTGGAGACGCATCTGTCACCGGCTCAGTCCTCGCCTTCGAGAGCAGGGTTCTGGGGTCCGACCCTGGAAGAGAGCTGCCATTCTGAACT ACACAAAGGGCCTGTATTTCCAGGCATTTGGGGGCCGCCGCCGCTGTCTCAGCAAGAGTGTAGCTCCCCAGCTAGCCCATGGCTACCGCCGCTTCCTGCCCACCAAGGACCACGTCTTCATTCTTGACTACGCAGGGACCCTCTTCTTCCTCAAAAATGCCCTGGTCTCCTCCACCCTTGGCCAGATCCAGTGGAAGCGGGCCTGCCGCTACGTTGTGTTGTGTCGTGGAGCCAAGGAC TTTGCCTCCGACCCGAGATGTGACACAGTTTACCGCAAATACCTCTACGTGTTGGCCACTCGGGAGCAGCCGGGAGTGGTGGGCACGACCAGCAGCCGGGCCTGCGACTGTGTCGAGGTGTACCTGCAGTCCAGCGGGCAGCGGGTCTTCAAGATGACCTTCCACCACTCCATGAGCTTCAAGCAGATTGTGCTGGTTGGTCAGGAGACGCAGCGGGCCTTGCTGCTCCTCACAG AAGAAGGAAAGATCTACTCTTTGGTCGTGAATGAGACCCAGCTGGATCAACCACGCTCCTACACGGTTCAGCTGGCCCTGAGAAAGGTGTCCCGTTGCCTTCCTCACCTGCGTGTGGCCTGCATGGCTTCCAACCAGAGCAGTACTCTCTACATCACAG ACCAGGGGGGAGTGTATTTTGAGGTGCATACCCCAGGGGTGTATCGTGATCTCTTTGGGACCCTTCAAGCGTTTGACCCCCTGGACCAGCAGATGCCGCTTGCACTCTCACTGCCTGCCAAG ATCCTATTCTGTGCTCTTGGCTACAATCACCTTGGCCTGGTGGATGAATTTGGCCGAATCTTTATGCAGGGAAATAATAGATATGGGCAGCTGGGAACAGGGGACAAAATGGACAGAGGGGAACCCACACAG GTCCATTATCTCCAGCGCCCCATCGCCCTGTGGTGCGGCCTCAACCACTCCCTGGTGCTGAGCCAGGGCTCGGACTTCAGCAAGGAGCTGCTGGGTTGTGGCTGCGGGGCCGGAGGCCGCCTCCCCGGCTGGCCTAAGGGCAGCGCCTCTTTCGTCAAGCTCCACATCAAG GTCCCTTTGTGCGCCTGCTCTCTCTGCTCCACCAGAGAGTGCCTCTACATGCTGTCCAGCCACGACATTGAGCACCACCCAGCCTACCGGGACCTACCAGCCAGCAAGGCAGTGGGGACCCCTGAGCCCAGCCTGGGGGCTGGAGCACCCCAGGACCCTGGTGGGGTGGCCTGGGCCTGTGAGGAGTACCTCAGCCAGATCCACAACTGCCCCACACTGCAGGACCGCATGGAGAAGATGAAGGAGATCGTGGGCTGGATGCCCTTGATGGCGGCACAGAAGGATTTCTTTTGGGAGGCGCTGGATATGCTGCAGAGGGCTGCTGGAGGGGCTGGCCAaggccccccaccccctgaaAGCTGA